One window of the Natronomonas marina genome contains the following:
- a CDS encoding DUF3592 domain-containing protein, which translates to MKRVLGALALIVVSLAAAVALWQLVIAAPSAAAENADTQVEGTVVDTELARGTADCGEARSTTYSPSVTYRYTYEGTTYRSENLYPGPSEGTAYCDRSEAQAVVDRYPEGSTVTVHIDGDRPDRSFLETEPIEWNDYVPVAFPLLFALMGLIGLVKELTGE; encoded by the coding sequence ATGAAGCGGGTACTGGGGGCACTCGCGTTGATCGTCGTATCGCTCGCCGCGGCCGTGGCGCTGTGGCAACTGGTCATCGCCGCACCGAGCGCCGCGGCCGAGAACGCCGACACCCAGGTCGAGGGAACGGTCGTCGACACCGAGCTCGCCCGGGGAACGGCCGACTGCGGGGAGGCCCGCTCGACCACGTACAGCCCCTCGGTGACGTATCGCTACACGTACGAGGGGACGACCTACCGGAGCGAGAACCTGTATCCCGGCCCGAGCGAGGGCACCGCGTACTGCGACCGCTCGGAGGCCCAGGCCGTCGTCGACCGGTACCCGGAGGGCTCGACCGTCACGGTACACATCGACGGCGACCGGCCGGACCGGTCGTTCCTCGAAACCGAGCCCATCGAGTGGAACGACTACGTCCCCGTGGCGTTCCCGCTGTTGTTCGCCCTGATGGGGTTGATCGGGCTGGTGAAGGAGCTAACGGGCGAGTGA
- the purQ gene encoding phosphoribosylformylglycinamidine synthase I yields the protein MTVAVIRFGGSNCDRDARRALEHLGVDAEIVWHEDGLPEDTDGIVVPGGFSYGDYLRAGAMAARAPIMDEVRAAAAEGTPVLGVCNGAQIGCEGGLTPGAFTTNESARFQCEPVHLRVENADTPWTAAYEEGDVVEVPIAHGEGRFEIADERLQGLVETDRILFRYCEPDGEITEAANPNGSKDNVAGVLGTEDHVAVLMPHPERATLPDIGPTDGQGVLRAFE from the coding sequence GTGACCGTCGCAGTCATCCGGTTCGGCGGCTCGAACTGCGACCGCGACGCCCGCCGGGCCCTGGAGCACCTCGGCGTCGACGCCGAAATCGTCTGGCACGAGGACGGACTCCCCGAGGACACCGACGGCATCGTCGTCCCCGGCGGCTTCTCGTACGGCGACTACCTCCGGGCGGGCGCGATGGCGGCACGGGCGCCTATCATGGACGAGGTCCGCGCCGCCGCCGCCGAGGGCACGCCCGTCCTCGGCGTCTGCAACGGCGCCCAGATCGGCTGCGAGGGCGGGCTGACCCCCGGCGCCTTCACCACCAACGAGAGCGCCCGCTTCCAGTGCGAGCCGGTCCACCTGCGCGTCGAGAACGCCGACACCCCCTGGACGGCCGCCTACGAGGAGGGCGACGTCGTCGAGGTGCCCATCGCCCACGGCGAGGGCCGCTTCGAGATTGCCGACGAGCGTCTCCAGGGACTGGTCGAGACCGACCGAATCCTCTTTCGGTACTGCGAGCCCGACGGCGAGATTACCGAGGCGGCCAACCCCAACGGCTCGAAGGACAACGTCGCCGGCGTCCTGGGCACCGAGGACCACGTCGCCGTCCTGATGCCCCATCCCGAGCGCGCGACGCTGCCCGACATCGGGCCGACGGACGGCCAGGGCGTCCTGCGGGCCTTCGAGTGA
- the purS gene encoding phosphoribosylformylglycinamidine synthase subunit PurS translates to MTAYTATVTVRLKRGVLDPEAETTQQALQRLGFELDDLRSADRFEVDLDAADAADAEERATEMAERLLANPTIHDYDVEVAEA, encoded by the coding sequence ATGACCGCCTACACCGCGACCGTGACGGTTCGGCTCAAGCGGGGCGTGCTCGACCCCGAGGCCGAGACGACACAGCAGGCGCTGCAGCGACTCGGGTTCGAACTCGACGACCTCCGCTCGGCGGACCGCTTCGAGGTCGACCTCGACGCCGCCGACGCCGCCGACGCCGAGGAGCGAGCCACCGAGATGGCCGAGCGCCTGCTGGCGAACCCGACCATCCACGACTACGACGTCGAGGTCGCCGAGGCGTAG
- a CDS encoding formyltetrahydrofolate deformylase — protein MSRNYTEITVVGDDDTGLIARVTTLLFERDINIEDLDQAVRDGVFRMTMHVDATEMTCTEAELREALHELGEELGQDIRVRFPAERETQTIAVLVTKESHCLEALLEAWADGELGADIEVVIGNHDDLQPLAEHYGIDFHDVGDEKGTPDEQHLLELLDEYETDLIVLARYMRILGPEVVFRYEDRIINVHPSLLPAFPGAEAYRQAREDGVRIAGVTAHYVTTDLDQGPIITQRAFNAPPGADVEQLERRGQPLEAEALLEAVRLHLEDAVSVYRGRTELRSEVDPDDYRLGLPKSVDERLPDRPIDGLGDVVTGDD, from the coding sequence GTGAGCCGCAACTACACCGAGATAACGGTCGTCGGCGACGACGACACGGGACTCATCGCGCGGGTGACGACGCTCTTGTTCGAGCGGGACATCAACATCGAGGACCTCGACCAGGCGGTCCGGGACGGCGTCTTCCGGATGACGATGCACGTCGACGCCACCGAGATGACCTGTACGGAGGCGGAACTCCGGGAGGCGCTGCACGAACTCGGCGAGGAACTGGGTCAGGACATCCGGGTACGGTTCCCGGCCGAGCGGGAGACCCAGACCATCGCCGTGCTGGTCACCAAGGAGTCGCACTGCCTGGAGGCGCTGCTCGAGGCGTGGGCCGACGGCGAGTTGGGCGCCGACATCGAGGTCGTCATCGGGAACCACGACGACCTCCAGCCGCTGGCCGAACACTACGGGATAGACTTCCACGACGTCGGCGACGAAAAGGGCACGCCGGACGAACAGCACCTGCTGGAGTTGCTCGACGAGTACGAGACCGACCTCATCGTGTTGGCCCGCTACATGCGCATCCTCGGCCCGGAGGTCGTCTTCCGCTACGAGGACCGCATCATCAACGTCCACCCCTCGCTTCTGCCAGCGTTTCCCGGCGCGGAAGCCTACCGGCAGGCCCGCGAGGACGGCGTCCGCATCGCGGGCGTGACCGCCCACTACGTGACCACCGACCTCGACCAGGGACCCATCATCACCCAGCGGGCATTCAACGCGCCGCCGGGCGCCGACGTCGAGCAGCTGGAGCGGCGCGGCCAGCCGCTGGAGGCCGAGGCGCTTTTGGAGGCCGTCCGGCTCCACCTCGAAGACGCCGTCTCGGTGTACCGCGGCCGGACGGAGCTCCGCAGCGAGGTCGACCCCGACGACTACCGGCTCGGGCTGCCGAAGAGCGTCGACGAACGCCTGCCGGACCGACCAATCGACGGCCTCGGCGACGTGGTCACCGGCGACGACTGA
- a CDS encoding ABC transporter permease, whose product MTGTADSSTERPLALTLLSGAVAAALVFPLTWVVMRASTVPPDRASGLLFNDRTVEIFLNSLLLMVSVTVLSVLLAVPLAVLTVRTDLPGRRFWTIIVSLPLAIPSYLGAFAFVTMFRPRGIVQGWLEPLGVQELPDVYGLSSAVLIITLYTYPYVFITTRAALKTFDKSLVDAARTLNHGWLSTFRRVTLPQIRPAIAAGALLVALYAVSDFGTPAFLQADVFTREIFLKQQSIGGDDFAAFLSLQLVALTVFILAIESRVRRTGTLYTAGAGGSTTDIELGRWKWPAVGFCALLGTVTLGMPIGVFVWFLVTSQTSPSREFVFQWEWLLNSATAGGLAALFAALAALPVAYLSARYDSRLGSLFERTTYVGYAVPGIVIGLALVFFGARYGSIEVAGIEIGVYQTLPILVFAYVVRFMPQAVGSTRTSVLQVNPRLNEAARTLGEGPLSSFRRVTLPLIAPGIVAGAALVFLTTMKELPATLLLRPIGFETLVTRIWAARAAGYQSYVAIPALLLLVISGLSMVVILRQEE is encoded by the coding sequence ATGACAGGCACCGCCGACTCCTCGACGGAACGACCGCTCGCGTTGACGCTGCTGAGCGGCGCGGTCGCGGCGGCGCTCGTCTTCCCGCTGACCTGGGTCGTCATGCGGGCGAGCACCGTCCCTCCCGATCGGGCGAGCGGCCTCCTGTTCAACGACAGGACCGTCGAGATATTCCTCAACAGTCTGCTGTTGATGGTGAGCGTGACGGTCCTTTCGGTCCTGCTCGCGGTGCCGCTGGCGGTGCTTACGGTCCGTACCGACCTGCCCGGTCGTCGGTTCTGGACTATCATCGTCTCGCTGCCGCTTGCCATTCCCAGCTATCTGGGCGCCTTCGCGTTCGTCACGATGTTCCGGCCCCGGGGCATCGTCCAGGGGTGGCTCGAACCGCTCGGTGTACAGGAGTTGCCGGACGTCTACGGGCTGTCCTCGGCGGTCCTGATAATCACCCTCTACACGTATCCCTACGTCTTCATCACGACCCGGGCGGCGCTGAAGACCTTCGACAAGTCGCTCGTCGACGCCGCCCGGACGCTGAACCACGGCTGGTTGTCGACGTTCCGGCGGGTGACGCTCCCGCAGATACGCCCCGCCATCGCCGCCGGCGCCCTGCTCGTGGCGCTGTACGCCGTCTCGGACTTCGGGACGCCGGCCTTCCTCCAGGCGGACGTGTTCACCCGCGAGATATTCCTCAAGCAGCAGTCCATCGGCGGCGACGACTTCGCCGCCTTCCTCTCGCTGCAGCTGGTCGCGCTGACCGTGTTCATCCTCGCGATCGAATCCCGCGTCCGCCGGACCGGCACCCTCTATACGGCCGGCGCCGGCGGGTCGACGACCGACATCGAACTCGGGCGCTGGAAGTGGCCCGCGGTCGGCTTCTGTGCCCTGCTCGGAACCGTCACGCTGGGGATGCCGATAGGCGTGTTCGTGTGGTTCCTCGTCACGAGCCAGACGAGCCCCTCCAGGGAGTTCGTCTTCCAGTGGGAGTGGCTGCTCAACTCCGCGACCGCCGGCGGGCTGGCCGCGCTGTTCGCGGCGCTGGCGGCGCTGCCCGTCGCGTACCTCTCGGCGCGGTACGACAGTCGTCTCGGGTCGCTGTTCGAGCGGACCACCTACGTCGGCTACGCCGTCCCCGGCATCGTCATCGGGCTCGCGCTCGTCTTCTTCGGCGCCAGATACGGCTCCATCGAGGTCGCGGGAATCGAGATCGGCGTCTACCAGACGCTCCCCATCCTCGTGTTCGCCTACGTCGTCCGCTTCATGCCGCAGGCGGTCGGGTCGACCCGGACCTCCGTCCTGCAGGTGAACCCCCGGCTGAACGAGGCTGCCCGGACGCTCGGCGAGGGCCCGCTCTCGTCGTTCCGGCGGGTGACGCTGCCGCTCATCGCGCCCGGCATCGTCGCCGGCGCCGCGCTGGTCTTCCTCACGACGATGAAGGAACTGCCCGCGACGCTGCTTTTGCGGCCGATCGGCTTCGAGACGCTCGTGACCCGAATCTGGGCGGCCAGAGCGGCCGGCTACCAGAGCTACGTGGCGATCCCCGCGTTGCTGTTGCTCGTCATCTCCGGGCTGTCGATGGTCGTCATCCTGCGACAGGAAGAGTGA
- a CDS encoding phosphoribosylaminoimidazolesuccinocarboxamide synthase, whose protein sequence is MTSVKDFRVEEPATADGLGRGAFVFTDDYSVFDWGKMPDSIPNKGASLCAMGAANFERLEAEGVPTHYRGVVSGGEVVPLSAVATPPREMAIELTQVPDLPHDGREYDYEAFHAAAAENYLIPLEIVFRNTVPVGSSLRGRADPDEFGLEHDTWPDEPVDLPEPVVEFSTKFEESDRYLSRAEADDIAGRADVEDLEAVARRVNDLVTETAAEAGLKHEDGKIECCYFDGEIRVADVVGTFDENRFSHGGQQLSKEVVRQYHKRTQPEWVEAVEAAKAAAKERDVADWRTLCEREPEPLADHVVDAVRDMYSAGANAYLDRELFDAPPLSAAVETVREL, encoded by the coding sequence ATGACCAGCGTCAAGGACTTCCGCGTCGAGGAGCCCGCGACGGCCGACGGTCTCGGGCGCGGGGCGTTCGTCTTCACCGACGACTACTCGGTGTTCGACTGGGGGAAGATGCCCGACTCCATCCCGAACAAGGGGGCGTCGCTGTGCGCGATGGGGGCGGCCAACTTCGAGCGGCTGGAGGCCGAGGGCGTCCCGACGCACTACCGGGGCGTCGTCTCGGGCGGGGAGGTCGTTCCGCTCTCGGCGGTGGCCACGCCCCCCCGCGAGATGGCCATCGAGCTGACGCAGGTCCCCGATCTGCCCCACGACGGCCGCGAGTACGACTACGAGGCGTTCCACGCGGCGGCCGCGGAGAACTACCTGATCCCGCTGGAGATCGTCTTCCGGAACACGGTGCCGGTCGGGTCGTCGCTCCGGGGGCGGGCCGATCCCGACGAGTTCGGCCTCGAACACGACACCTGGCCCGACGAGCCGGTCGACCTCCCGGAGCCGGTGGTCGAGTTCTCCACGAAGTTCGAGGAGTCCGACCGGTACCTCTCCCGGGCGGAGGCCGACGACATCGCCGGTAGAGCCGACGTCGAGGACCTGGAGGCGGTCGCCCGCCGGGTCAACGACCTCGTCACGGAGACGGCCGCCGAGGCCGGCCTGAAACACGAGGACGGCAAGATCGAGTGTTGCTACTTCGACGGCGAGATACGGGTCGCCGACGTCGTCGGCACCTTCGACGAGAACAGGTTCTCCCACGGGGGCCAGCAGCTCTCGAAGGAGGTCGTCCGGCAGTACCACAAGCGGACCCAGCCGGAGTGGGTCGAGGCGGTCGAGGCGGCCAAGGCAGCCGCGAAGGAGCGCGACGTCGCCGACTGGCGGACGCTCTGCGAGCGCGAACCGGAGCCGCTCGCCGACCACGTCGTCGACGCGGTCCGTGACATGTACTCGGCGGGCGCAAACGCCTACCTCGACCGGGAACTGTTCGACGCGCCGCCGCTGTCGGCCGCTGTCGAGACCGTCCGAGAACTGTAG
- a CDS encoding ribose 1,5-bisphosphate isomerase, with protein MDEAPSLHPEVRETAGRIAAMETRGAAAIADAAAAALGAQAETSDADSAAAFRAEMRAAARTLHDTRPTAVSLPNALRYVLADLSGEDVETLRATVARRVERFRADLEDARKRLGRIGAGRLRDGDAVMTHCHSTDVLACIEAAVERGADLEAVVKETRPRNQGHVTARRLRELGVPVTLVVDSAAHRFLDEVDHLLVGADSIAADGSVVNKIGTAGLAVSARDRGVPVAVAAQSIKLAPGTLTGEAVEIERRDAGEVLDSATREELDVEVANPAFDVTPPRHVDAIVTEHGQFPPESVVVLMRELFGEEVAEPWHG; from the coding sequence ATGGACGAGGCGCCGTCGCTGCACCCCGAGGTCCGCGAGACGGCCGGCCGAATCGCGGCGATGGAGACCCGCGGAGCCGCGGCCATCGCCGACGCGGCCGCCGCGGCGCTGGGCGCCCAGGCCGAGACCAGCGACGCCGACTCCGCGGCGGCGTTCCGCGCCGAGATGCGGGCCGCCGCCCGGACGCTGCACGACACCCGGCCGACGGCGGTCAGCCTGCCCAACGCCCTCCGGTACGTCCTCGCGGATCTGTCCGGCGAGGACGTGGAGACGCTGCGGGCGACCGTCGCGCGACGGGTCGAGCGGTTCCGGGCCGACCTCGAGGACGCACGGAAGCGACTCGGCCGCATCGGCGCCGGCCGACTCCGCGACGGCGACGCTGTGATGACGCACTGTCACTCGACGGACGTCCTGGCGTGTATCGAGGCTGCCGTCGAGCGGGGCGCCGACCTCGAGGCGGTCGTCAAGGAGACCCGGCCGCGCAACCAGGGCCACGTAACCGCCCGTCGGCTGCGGGAACTGGGCGTCCCCGTGACGCTCGTCGTCGACAGCGCGGCCCACCGTTTCCTCGACGAGGTCGATCACCTGCTGGTCGGCGCCGACAGCATCGCCGCCGACGGCAGCGTCGTCAACAAGATCGGGACCGCCGGCCTCGCCGTCTCGGCGCGGGACCGCGGCGTCCCCGTCGCCGTCGCCGCCCAGTCGATCAAGCTCGCGCCGGGGACGCTGACGGGCGAGGCCGTCGAAATCGAACGCCGCGACGCCGGGGAAGTCCTCGATTCGGCGACCCGCGAGGAACTCGACGTCGAGGTGGCGAACCCGGCCTTCGACGTGACGCCGCCGCGTCACGTCGACGCCATCGTCACCGAACACGGCCAGTTCCCGCCCGAGAGCGTCGTCGTGCTGATGCGGGAGCTGTTCGGCGAGGAGGTCGCCGAGCCGTGGCACGGGTGA
- the tgtA gene encoding tRNA guanosine(15) transglycosylase TgtA: protein MRDIFEVRDFDGLGRIGELEVPRAGVTVETPALLPVINPHIRTIEPATLESEFGADVLITNGYVLYKSDEYRERALEEGLHDLLDFSGAIMTDSGSFQLSEYGEISVTNEEILRFQHEVGSDIGTPVDIPTPPDAGRERAESELATTQERLAAAEDVDVGEMLVNAPVQGSTYPDLREAAAEHAYGTSLDVFPVGAVVPLMNGYRYAEMVEVVLAAKRGLGADAPVHLFGAGHPMMFALAVAAGCDLFDSAAYALYARDDRYLTVSGTDHLDDLDYLPCGCPVCASHTAAELRALEERPREERLAEHNLHVSYRELRTVRQALREGNLLELVERRARGHPAMVDGYEALLDGADQLEAADPVSKGTFFHLSSASARRPEVRRHHERLARLSVEGDDVLLSEGDDNDRFDETWRLRPPFGPFPAALSDSYPLTAETPERLDRDAYEAAAAGVRRLIEANPNVAFTVAHWEWPDAALSALPDGVGTLELGPDSEPPSDADG from the coding sequence ATGCGAGACATCTTCGAGGTGCGGGACTTCGACGGTCTCGGTCGCATCGGCGAACTCGAGGTCCCGCGGGCCGGCGTCACCGTCGAGACGCCGGCGCTCCTGCCGGTCATCAACCCCCACATCCGGACAATCGAACCGGCGACGCTCGAGTCGGAGTTCGGCGCCGACGTCCTCATCACGAACGGCTACGTCCTCTACAAGAGCGACGAGTACCGCGAGCGGGCCCTCGAGGAGGGGCTTCACGACCTGCTGGACTTCTCGGGGGCCATCATGACGGACTCGGGATCGTTCCAGCTGTCGGAGTACGGCGAGATATCGGTGACCAACGAGGAGATACTCCGCTTCCAGCACGAGGTGGGCTCCGACATCGGGACGCCGGTCGACATCCCGACGCCGCCGGATGCGGGCCGAGAGCGGGCCGAATCGGAACTGGCGACGACGCAGGAGCGCCTGGCGGCCGCCGAGGACGTCGACGTCGGCGAGATGCTCGTCAACGCGCCCGTCCAGGGGTCGACCTACCCGGACCTCCGGGAGGCGGCCGCCGAACACGCCTACGGGACGAGCCTGGACGTCTTCCCGGTCGGCGCGGTCGTCCCGCTGATGAACGGCTACCGGTACGCCGAGATGGTCGAGGTGGTGCTGGCGGCGAAGCGGGGGCTGGGCGCCGACGCGCCGGTCCACCTGTTCGGCGCCGGCCACCCGATGATGTTCGCGCTGGCGGTGGCGGCGGGCTGTGACCTGTTCGACTCGGCGGCCTACGCGCTGTACGCCCGCGACGACCGCTACCTGACCGTCTCGGGCACCGACCACCTCGACGACCTCGATTACCTCCCCTGCGGGTGTCCGGTCTGTGCGAGTCACACGGCCGCGGAACTGCGCGCCCTCGAGGAGCGACCCCGCGAGGAGCGACTGGCCGAGCACAACCTCCACGTCAGCTACCGCGAGTTGCGGACGGTCCGGCAGGCGCTCCGGGAGGGGAACCTGCTGGAACTCGTCGAGCGCCGCGCCCGCGGGCACCCGGCGATGGTCGACGGCTACGAGGCGCTGCTGGACGGCGCCGACCAACTGGAGGCCGCCGACCCCGTCTCGAAGGGGACCTTCTTCCACCTCTCGTCGGCCTCGGCCCGCCGGCCGGAGGTCCGGCGACACCACGAACGGCTCGCTCGGCTGTCGGTCGAGGGCGACGACGTGCTCCTGTCGGAGGGCGACGACAACGACCGCTTCGACGAGACCTGGCGACTCCGGCCGCCGTTCGGACCGTTCCCGGCGGCGCTGTCGGACAGCTACCCGCTGACCGCCGAGACCCCGGAGCGACTCGACCGCGACGCCTACGAGGCGGCCGCCGCGGGCGTCCGGCGACTCATCGAGGCCAACCCCAACGTCGCGTTCACCGTCGCCCACTGGGAGTGGCCCGACGCGGCGCTTTCGGCGCTGCCGGACGGCGTCGGGACGCTGGAACTCGGTCCCGACAGCGAGCCCCCCTCCGACGCCGACGGCTGA
- a CDS encoding esterase/lipase family protein, which produces MTERNRRELLRRASGAAVPVGASGADRRPVVLVHGFADTGETAWWRRLRDHLRGDGYEEADLHTVSFGDRVGEASDSPRTYGADVAATVESVHDERGCPVDVVAHSMGGLGTRWALEELGAAPYVRELVTLGTPHQGTRAAHLATRTPGGRDMVPGSEFLGTLNDGATAEGVRYTAVWGSLDPLVVGPRRAELPDDVRRGADENRPARRRTHLQLVFDEDAYRTYRDRLLGTAVSTA; this is translated from the coding sequence GTGACCGAGCGGAACCGACGCGAACTGCTCCGGCGGGCGAGCGGCGCCGCCGTTCCGGTCGGCGCGAGCGGCGCCGACCGCCGGCCGGTCGTCCTCGTCCACGGCTTCGCCGACACCGGCGAGACAGCCTGGTGGCGCCGACTCAGGGACCACCTCCGGGGGGACGGCTACGAGGAGGCGGACCTCCACACCGTCAGCTTCGGCGACCGGGTCGGGGAGGCCAGCGACTCCCCCCGCACGTACGGCGCCGACGTCGCGGCCACGGTCGAGTCGGTCCACGACGAGCGGGGCTGTCCGGTCGACGTCGTCGCCCACTCGATGGGCGGCCTCGGGACGCGGTGGGCCCTCGAGGAACTCGGCGCGGCGCCGTACGTCCGCGAACTCGTGACGCTGGGGACGCCACACCAGGGCACCAGAGCCGCCCACCTCGCGACCCGGACGCCCGGCGGCCGCGACATGGTGCCCGGCAGCGAGTTCCTCGGGACGCTCAACGACGGCGCCACGGCCGAGGGCGTCCGCTACACCGCGGTCTGGGGGAGCCTCGACCCGCTCGTGGTCGGCCCCCGGCGCGCGGAACTCCCCGACGACGTCCGGCGGGGCGCCGACGAGAACCGGCCCGCCCGCCGGCGGACCCACCTCCAGCTCGTCTTCGACGAGGACGCCTACCGGACCTACCGGGACCGCCTGCTCGGGACCGCCGTGTCGACAGCCTGA
- a CDS encoding ubiquitin-like small modifier protein 1, whose translation MDWRLFANLAEAAGTKRVTVEAGPGDTFGEAFEQLLVAHPELEAEVLDEDGEIRDHIRVLRNDHDPFVKDAGHDTVLEAGDELALFPPVSGGAR comes from the coding sequence ATGGACTGGCGACTGTTCGCCAACCTCGCGGAGGCGGCGGGCACGAAGCGCGTCACCGTCGAGGCGGGGCCGGGCGACACCTTCGGGGAGGCCTTCGAGCAACTGCTCGTGGCCCACCCCGAACTCGAGGCGGAGGTCCTCGACGAGGACGGCGAGATACGCGACCACATCCGCGTCCTCCGGAACGACCACGACCCGTTCGTGAAGGACGCGGGCCACGACACCGTCCTGGAGGCGGGCGACGAACTGGCGCTGTTCCCGCCCGTCAGCGGCGGCGCCCGGTAG
- a CDS encoding GNAT family N-acetyltransferase, with product MTTVETRPARHADREAVVAFTEDTWPELGGDYIPRVFDEWVDADGPDQRTVVACVDDRPVGICQGVLLSDHEAWAQGMRVDPDYRGAAISPNLSHAVFEWAAERDATVCRNMVFSWNAAGLGQSRAVGFDPVTEFRWLEPDPDADADHDLDRSDDPAVAWSAFQGSEAARHLRGLGLDLAESWALAEVTRERLADAEAAFALRDDDRRRATTYRTRTFERENDDGVEETWAEYGVGAWDDHEALGALAAAVARDAAAVGAENARMLVPETPRHVSDAAYARVAFADDPDFVLERDLTEYGGA from the coding sequence GTGACGACCGTCGAGACGCGGCCGGCCCGTCACGCCGACCGCGAGGCCGTCGTCGCCTTCACCGAGGACACCTGGCCGGAACTGGGCGGCGACTACATCCCCCGCGTCTTCGACGAGTGGGTCGACGCCGACGGTCCGGACCAGCGGACCGTCGTCGCCTGCGTCGACGACCGGCCGGTCGGCATCTGTCAGGGCGTCCTGCTGTCGGACCACGAGGCGTGGGCCCAGGGGATGCGCGTCGACCCCGACTACCGGGGTGCGGCGATCAGCCCGAACCTGAGCCACGCGGTCTTCGAGTGGGCGGCCGAGCGGGACGCGACCGTCTGCCGGAACATGGTCTTCTCGTGGAACGCCGCCGGTCTCGGACAGTCCCGGGCGGTCGGCTTCGACCCGGTCACGGAGTTCCGCTGGCTCGAACCCGACCCGGACGCCGACGCCGACCACGACCTCGACCGCAGCGACGACCCCGCCGTCGCCTGGAGCGCCTTCCAGGGCAGCGAGGCCGCCCGCCACCTCCGGGGGCTGGGGCTGGACCTCGCCGAGTCCTGGGCGCTGGCCGAGGTGACGAGGGAGCGTCTCGCGGACGCGGAGGCGGCCTTCGCCCTCCGGGACGACGACCGCAGACGGGCCACGACCTACCGGACGCGGACCTTCGAGCGGGAGAACGACGACGGCGTCGAGGAGACGTGGGCCGAGTACGGCGTCGGCGCCTGGGACGACCACGAGGCGTTGGGTGCGCTGGCGGCGGCCGTGGCCCGCGACGCCGCCGCAGTCGGTGCCGAGAACGCCCGAATGCTGGTCCCCGAGACCCCGCGACACGTCTCCGACGCCGCGTACGCACGCGTCGCGTTCGCCGACGACCCGGACTTCGTGCTGGAGCGGGACCTGACGGAGTACGGCGGCGCGTAG